In a single window of the Pantoea alfalfae genome:
- a CDS encoding YtfJ family protein, with protein sequence MIALLFSGFTAAHTLTPGQPVPPVYIADKGEMVLNQGDIDYQRWNSQTLTGKVRLVIHVAGRLSAKDQSASLIKAIQQAQLPRDRFQTTTIVNTDDALPGSAIFVVRSIASSKKAAPWQQFIIDSSGVTAHSWHLQPESASVVVIDREGIVRFAKDGALSDEDVTSVMKALRALLG encoded by the coding sequence ATGATAGCCCTGCTGTTTTCCGGCTTTACAGCTGCTCATACTCTGACACCCGGTCAGCCTGTCCCGCCGGTCTACATTGCCGACAAAGGCGAAATGGTGCTGAACCAGGGTGACATCGATTATCAGCGCTGGAACAGTCAGACACTGACCGGAAAAGTGCGTCTGGTGATTCATGTTGCTGGCCGGCTTTCTGCGAAAGATCAGAGTGCCTCCTTAATTAAAGCCATTCAGCAGGCCCAACTGCCGCGTGACCGCTTCCAGACTACCACCATCGTAAATACCGACGATGCCCTGCCCGGCAGTGCCATTTTTGTGGTGCGCAGCATCGCCTCCAGCAAAAAAGCAGCACCCTGGCAGCAATTTATTATCGACAGCAGTGGCGTCACTGCGCATAGCTGGCATCTTCAGCCGGAAAGCGCGTCTGTCGTGGTGATTGATCGGGAAGGGATTGTACGCTTCGCTAAAGATGGCGCATTATCGGATGAGGATGTCACCAGCGTGATGAAAGCGCTGCGCGCATTACTGGGCTGA
- a CDS encoding polyprenyl synthetase family protein, translating to MTVCAEQHVNFSHSDAATLLNDIEQRLDQLLPVESERDLVGEAMREGALAPGKRIRPLLLLLAARDLGCSATPAGLLDLACAVEMVHAASLILDDMPCMDDAQLRRGRPTIHCQYGEHVAILAAVALLSKAFGVVAMAEGLTAAARADAVAELSHAVGMQGLVQGQFKDLSEGDKPRSADAILMTNHYKTSTLFCASMQMASIVAETPKEAREQLHRFSLNLGQAFQLLDDLTDGMADTGKDAHQDEGKSTLVNLLGPQAVETRLRDHLRCASEHLLSACQDGYATHHFVQAWFEKKLAAVS from the coding sequence ATGACGGTCTGTGCAGAACAACACGTCAATTTCAGCCATAGTGATGCAGCCACCCTGTTGAACGACATTGAGCAGCGGCTTGATCAGCTTTTACCGGTGGAGAGTGAACGTGATTTAGTTGGCGAGGCAATGCGCGAGGGTGCGCTGGCACCGGGAAAGCGTATCCGCCCGCTGCTGCTGCTGCTGGCCGCGCGCGATCTCGGCTGTAGCGCCACCCCTGCCGGGCTGCTTGATCTCGCCTGCGCGGTTGAGATGGTGCACGCCGCCTCCCTGATTCTGGATGACATGCCCTGCATGGATGATGCGCAGTTGCGTCGCGGACGTCCGACCATTCACTGCCAGTATGGTGAACATGTCGCGATTCTGGCCGCAGTGGCGCTGCTGAGTAAGGCTTTTGGCGTGGTTGCAATGGCTGAAGGCTTAACGGCAGCTGCCAGAGCTGATGCGGTCGCGGAGCTATCTCACGCTGTAGGCATGCAGGGTCTGGTGCAGGGTCAGTTCAAGGATCTTTCAGAAGGTGACAAGCCACGCAGTGCCGACGCCATTCTGATGACCAATCACTACAAAACCAGCACCCTGTTCTGCGCCTCTATGCAGATGGCCTCTATTGTGGCGGAAACGCCAAAAGAGGCGCGCGAACAGCTACACCGCTTCTCGCTTAATCTCGGTCAGGCCTTTCAGCTGCTGGACGATCTCACTGACGGCATGGCGGATACCGGCAAAGATGCCCATCAGGATGAGGGGAAATCGACGCTGGTCAATCTGCTGGGGCCTCAGGCGGTTGAAACGCGACTGCGCGATCATCTGCGCTGTGCCAGTGAGCATCTGCTTTCGGCCTGCCAGGACGGTTATGCCACTCATCATTTTGTTCAGGCCTGGTTTGAGAAAAAACTCGCTGCCGTCAGTTAA
- a CDS encoding CynX/NimT family MFS transporter translates to MMPVQQQAKPLAAFSSASFFLFVLLLTAANLRAPITAVGPVLQDVRQTFGLSASEAGLFNFIPLMLFALLAPPAAWLGNRVGLERSLWSALCLITAGSLLRWLPAEAALWSGTLLLSAGIAAANVLLPPLIKRDFTAHTARYIGLYAATMSITASLASGIAVPLSELSTAGWRLSLVVWALPGLVALLAWLPLLRQRQSSLASAEAPVAHRHAWRSAGGWQIALFMALQSLAFYTLIDWFAVFAQDNGFTQAQAGWLLFWYQAIAIVANLACMVALKRVKDARLTAFIASSGIFLGMSGLLLNPQWALIWLTLAGLGAGASLVLCLSLFNLRATHHRQASQLSGMAQCVGYALAALGPLFFGVLHEQSGNWTLPFSVLALLSLLQMVLAPLAAQSKPIS, encoded by the coding sequence ATGATGCCTGTACAACAGCAAGCTAAACCCCTCGCTGCGTTTTCCAGCGCCAGCTTTTTTTTGTTCGTCCTGCTGCTCACCGCAGCAAATCTTCGGGCACCGATTACCGCCGTCGGGCCGGTGCTGCAGGATGTCCGCCAGACCTTTGGCCTCAGCGCCAGCGAAGCAGGCCTGTTTAACTTTATTCCACTGATGCTTTTTGCCCTGCTCGCCCCGCCTGCCGCCTGGCTGGGAAATCGGGTCGGGCTGGAGCGCAGTTTGTGGAGTGCACTGTGCCTGATTACTGCTGGTTCACTGTTGCGCTGGTTGCCTGCTGAAGCGGCATTATGGAGCGGAACGCTGCTGCTGAGCGCAGGTATTGCCGCGGCCAACGTACTGCTGCCGCCCCTGATTAAGCGCGATTTCACCGCCCATACCGCCAGATACATTGGCCTTTATGCCGCCACCATGTCGATTACTGCCAGCCTCGCGTCGGGCATTGCCGTGCCGCTGAGCGAGCTCTCAACGGCGGGCTGGCGACTCTCACTGGTTGTCTGGGCGCTGCCAGGGCTGGTTGCGCTGCTCGCCTGGCTGCCGCTTTTACGTCAGCGGCAGTCATCTTTAGCGTCGGCTGAAGCCCCTGTTGCACATCGTCATGCGTGGCGCTCAGCCGGTGGCTGGCAAATCGCCCTGTTTATGGCACTGCAATCGCTGGCATTTTATACCCTGATCGACTGGTTTGCCGTGTTTGCTCAGGATAATGGCTTCACTCAGGCGCAGGCTGGGTGGCTGCTGTTCTGGTATCAGGCAATTGCAATCGTTGCTAATCTGGCCTGTATGGTTGCGCTGAAGCGGGTAAAAGATGCCCGGCTCACCGCATTCATTGCTTCCTCGGGTATTTTCCTCGGTATGTCAGGTCTGCTGCTTAATCCGCAATGGGCGTTGATCTGGCTGACACTGGCCGGACTGGGTGCCGGGGCTTCACTGGTGCTCTGCCTCTCGCTGTTTAATCTGCGCGCCACACATCACCGTCAGGCCTCACAACTTTCAGGCATGGCGCAATGTGTGGGCTATGCACTGGCAGCCCTGGGCCCGCTGTTTTTTGGCGTGCTCCATGAACAGAGCGGTAACTGGACGCTGCCCTTCAGTGTGCTGGCACTGCTGAGCCTGTTACAGATGGTATTGGCTCCGCTGGCAGCACAGTCAAAACCCATCAGCTGA
- the fucO gene encoding lactaldehyde reductase: MTQRMILNETAWFGAGALRHLPEEVQRRGMRKALIVTDKALVAAGALKRVTDLLEQHQLAWAVFDEVVPNPTIRVVQQGVAVFRESGADYLIAIGGGSPQDTSKAIGIIINNPEFEDVRSLEGVSPTRHPCVPIIAIPTTAGTAAEVTINYVITDEENRRKFVCVDPHDIPKVAIIDAEMMASMPASLKAATGIDALTHAIEGYITRGAWPLTDMLHLKAIEIISQSLRESVAGNIVAVEQMALGQYVAGMGFSNVGLGLVHGMAHPLGAFYNVPHGVANAILLPQVMAWNAPSTGEKYRDIARAMGVKQVDTLTLDQAREAAVAAVRQLCRDVGIPRSLREVGLQEADIPALAQAALDDVCTGGNPRTPDLEAVMALYRQS, translated from the coding sequence ATGACCCAACGTATGATTCTGAATGAAACCGCCTGGTTTGGTGCTGGCGCATTACGTCATTTGCCTGAAGAGGTACAGCGTCGCGGGATGCGTAAAGCGCTTATTGTCACTGACAAAGCGCTGGTTGCGGCCGGTGCGCTGAAGCGGGTAACTGACCTGCTGGAACAGCATCAGCTTGCCTGGGCGGTCTTTGATGAGGTCGTTCCGAATCCGACTATCCGGGTAGTGCAGCAGGGCGTTGCCGTGTTCAGGGAATCAGGTGCTGACTACCTCATCGCCATCGGCGGTGGTTCACCGCAGGACACAAGTAAAGCGATCGGCATTATTATCAACAACCCTGAATTCGAAGACGTTCGCAGCCTGGAAGGGGTTAGCCCAACCCGTCATCCGTGCGTGCCAATCATCGCAATTCCGACCACGGCAGGCACGGCGGCAGAAGTCACTATTAACTATGTCATTACCGATGAAGAGAATCGTCGCAAGTTTGTCTGCGTCGATCCGCATGACATTCCAAAAGTGGCGATTATTGATGCGGAGATGATGGCGAGCATGCCCGCCTCGCTGAAAGCGGCCACCGGTATTGATGCCCTAACTCACGCGATTGAAGGGTACATTACGCGCGGTGCCTGGCCCCTGACTGACATGCTGCACCTCAAAGCCATTGAAATTATCAGCCAGTCGCTGCGCGAATCGGTGGCGGGAAATATTGTTGCTGTTGAGCAGATGGCGCTGGGGCAGTATGTGGCCGGTATGGGCTTCTCCAATGTCGGACTCGGTCTGGTGCATGGTATGGCACATCCCCTGGGCGCTTTTTATAACGTGCCGCACGGCGTGGCGAACGCCATTCTGCTGCCACAGGTGATGGCATGGAACGCCCCATCAACAGGCGAAAAATATCGCGATATTGCCCGTGCGATGGGCGTGAAACAGGTCGACACGCTGACGCTGGATCAGGCGCGGGAAGCGGCTGTCGCTGCAGTTCGTCAGCTCTGCCGCGATGTGGGTATTCCGCGTTCGCTGCGCGAGGTCGGCTTACAGGAGGCGGATATCCCTGCACTGGCGCAGGCGGCGCTGGATGATGTCTGCACCGGCGGTAACCCTCGTACCCCGGATCTGGAAGCGGTGATGGCACTCTATCGTCAGAGTTAA
- a CDS encoding DUF2946 domain-containing protein produces MQKSSLRHRLTAGIAILAVLLLFVAPMISKNLAEHHATMQRVSAMSAEMPMMHHHSEMMSMADHGMMMDPGFACGYCDLLVHVPLMLWVFIPFIGWMSLISRTPPPFAINPPPWRWMLRLHRPRAPPAFTSHSLLSDSIA; encoded by the coding sequence ATGCAGAAATCTTCACTCAGACATCGACTCACTGCCGGTATTGCGATACTGGCCGTGCTGCTGTTGTTTGTCGCCCCGATGATTTCAAAGAATCTGGCTGAGCATCACGCCACAATGCAGCGTGTCTCCGCTATGAGCGCAGAGATGCCGATGATGCATCATCACAGCGAAATGATGTCAATGGCGGACCATGGGATGATGATGGATCCTGGTTTTGCCTGTGGTTACTGCGATTTACTGGTGCATGTGCCGCTGATGCTCTGGGTCTTTATCCCGTTCATCGGGTGGATGAGCCTGATCAGCCGCACCCCGCCGCCCTTTGCGATTAATCCGCCTCCGTGGCGATGGATGTTGCGTCTCCACCGACCACGAGCGCCGCCCGCTTTCACGTCACACTCACTGCTTTCTGATTCGATTGCGTGA
- a CDS encoding GhoT/OrtT family toxin — MTLYQGMLIFYAVVALVATLITFFIAKDKLSIKLLSAFLVGATWPMSFPVALMFALF, encoded by the coding sequence ATGACACTGTACCAGGGTATGCTAATTTTTTATGCCGTTGTTGCACTGGTCGCGACGCTAATCACTTTCTTCATCGCCAAAGATAAGCTGAGCATCAAACTGCTGAGCGCTTTTCTGGTGGGTGCCACCTGGCCGATGAGTTTTCCTGTTGCGCTGATGTTTGCGCTGTTTTAA
- the glsB gene encoding glutaminase B — MSELNNALLQEVLDQVRPLVHRGKVADYIPALADVAADNLAIAVCLRDGTLFQAGDAETRFSIQSISKALSLTVALTRYDDSEIWQRVGKEPSGQPFNSLVQLELEQGKPRNPFINAGALVICDLLETRLTAPRQRMLEIVRQLSQQPDINYDRHVARSEFEHSARNAAIAWLMKSFGNFDNDVTSVMQTYFHYCSLSMNCVELARTFIYLANQGKTLDGSQMITPRQARQINALMITSGMYDGAGEFAWRVGMPAKSGVGGGIIAVIPGEMSIAVWSPGLDSAGNSLAGTAVLELLTEKLGRSIF; from the coding sequence GTGTCTGAACTAAATAATGCTCTGCTGCAGGAGGTCCTGGATCAGGTGCGTCCGCTGGTCCATCGGGGAAAAGTCGCTGACTATATCCCCGCGCTGGCCGATGTTGCGGCCGACAATCTGGCCATTGCCGTTTGCCTGCGTGACGGCACCCTCTTTCAGGCGGGCGATGCGGAGACGCGCTTTTCGATTCAGTCGATATCCAAAGCGCTATCGCTGACTGTGGCACTGACCCGCTATGACGACAGTGAAATCTGGCAGCGGGTTGGCAAAGAGCCATCAGGCCAGCCATTTAATTCACTGGTCCAGCTGGAGCTGGAACAGGGCAAGCCACGTAATCCGTTTATCAATGCCGGTGCGCTGGTGATTTGCGATCTGCTGGAAACCCGCCTGACGGCGCCACGCCAGCGAATGCTGGAAATTGTGCGCCAGCTTAGCCAGCAGCCCGATATCAATTATGATCGCCACGTTGCCCGCTCTGAATTTGAACATTCTGCCCGCAATGCCGCGATAGCCTGGCTGATGAAGTCGTTTGGTAATTTCGATAATGATGTCACCAGCGTCATGCAGACCTATTTCCACTATTGCTCACTGTCGATGAACTGCGTTGAACTGGCGCGCACCTTCATCTATCTGGCTAATCAGGGTAAAACACTGGATGGCAGCCAGATGATTACACCGCGTCAGGCGCGGCAGATTAACGCACTGATGATCACCAGCGGGATGTATGATGGCGCAGGCGAATTCGCGTGGCGGGTTGGGATGCCTGCAAAGTCGGGCGTAGGTGGCGGAATTATTGCCGTCATCCCTGGCGAGATGAGCATTGCCGTCTGGTCACCCGGGCTGGACAGCGCAGGTAATTCGCTGGCGGGCACTGCTGTGCTGGAATTGCTGACGGAAAAGCTGGGGCGCTCGATATTTTGA
- a CDS encoding D-2-hydroxyacid dehydrogenase — MKIVMLDGDTLPVSLPIGQLQADWEIRAQTPVSDIVSSLTGATVAITNKVPLCADTLAQLPELRFICIAATGYDCIDTEACRVRGIVVSNVPGYSSQSVSEAVIAAIFALRRHMMAYAVNTRIDWPQAQHFCLHRQPIGDIGGATLGIAGKGDIGQAVGRLAQALGMKVQYAERKGSDRVREGYVSFEQMLATSDIISLHCPLSDSTRQMIDREALEKMKPHALLINTARGGLINEADLAEALKQGLIGGAALDVLSSEPPSADNPLLADLPNLLLTPHIAWASRSGVENLVTGVMANIAAFIQGEPVNVVS; from the coding sequence ATGAAAATTGTAATGCTGGATGGTGACACACTGCCTGTCTCTCTGCCGATCGGACAACTACAGGCTGACTGGGAGATTCGCGCACAAACACCGGTCAGTGACATTGTCTCTTCGCTCACGGGCGCGACGGTTGCGATTACCAATAAGGTGCCGTTGTGTGCCGACACCCTGGCGCAGCTTCCTGAACTGCGCTTTATCTGTATTGCGGCAACCGGTTATGACTGTATTGATACAGAGGCCTGCCGCGTCCGCGGCATCGTGGTCAGTAATGTACCCGGCTACTCTTCTCAGAGCGTGTCGGAGGCGGTAATCGCCGCCATTTTCGCCTTGCGTCGTCACATGATGGCTTATGCCGTTAATACCCGCATCGACTGGCCGCAGGCGCAGCACTTTTGTCTGCATCGTCAGCCAATAGGGGATATTGGCGGCGCCACGCTGGGTATCGCGGGCAAAGGTGATATCGGTCAGGCGGTCGGCAGGCTGGCCCAGGCGCTGGGAATGAAGGTCCAGTACGCGGAGCGCAAAGGCAGTGATCGGGTGCGTGAGGGCTATGTCAGCTTTGAGCAGATGCTGGCCACCAGCGATATTATTTCGCTGCACTGCCCATTGAGTGACAGCACCCGTCAGATGATTGATCGCGAGGCGCTGGAGAAAATGAAACCGCATGCGCTGCTGATTAACACCGCGCGTGGTGGCCTCATTAACGAGGCCGATCTTGCTGAGGCATTAAAGCAGGGGCTGATTGGCGGCGCGGCGCTGGATGTTCTGAGCAGCGAACCACCCTCTGCAGATAACCCGCTGCTGGCAGATTTGCCCAATCTGCTGCTGACGCCGCACATTGCCTGGGCGAGTCGCAGCGGCGTAGAGAATCTGGTGACGGGTGTGATGGCCAATATTGCGGCCTTTATTCAGGGCGAGCCGGTTAATGTGGTGAGCTGA
- a CDS encoding DUF2534 family protein gives MSSSQEIIPAPRGTLFNLFRRLHFYIGLFIAPFIFVAALTGTLYVLTPQLEQAIYHDALTTDAQGQAQPLSAQIAAARARAGESARIYAVRPAPGPHDTTRVQFAEPQLGPSESRSLFIDPYTLQVKGDMTVYGTSGVLPLRMWLDQLHRGLLLGDFGRNYSELAASWLWVAALGGIILWSGTRPPRTRKKVRSGFAATRHWHVTLGLLLAIGLVFFSVTGLTWSQWAGNNIEKMRSDFGWKTPQVNTALNGDAPAEAADPHADHRGAMEGMTMSGMTMPARIAAPVVLNQPNASWDQALAAARQAGLHAAKLELRQPKNAEQAWTVSEIDRSWPSQVDAVSINPADFSVVDRVEFASFPLVAKLTRWGVDAHMGVLFGLPNQLILALFGFGLCAMIVLGYRMWWIRRPAVPQLSPSQTLLSIWLALPRYTQGTSVIVMLALGYALPVLGISLVVLILLDIQRWRSAQHASVIREEIAPDKQSPLAIVQSRFAGKRKEMRYFLRSVTVLALIVISVMANAMIGGVIDQYQIPFSHWSLTMYITQAMMILLYSTVFTGLLSIPLWYFFLGESDEQGK, from the coding sequence ATGTCCTCTTCTCAGGAAATTATCCCTGCACCGCGCGGCACGCTGTTTAATCTGTTTCGCCGCCTGCATTTTTATATCGGTCTGTTTATCGCACCGTTCATTTTTGTCGCCGCGCTCACCGGCACGCTCTACGTTCTGACGCCGCAGCTGGAACAGGCTATCTACCACGATGCCCTGACCACCGATGCACAGGGCCAGGCACAGCCGTTGTCAGCCCAGATTGCCGCCGCACGTGCGCGTGCGGGTGAGTCTGCACGTATCTACGCCGTGCGTCCCGCACCGGGTCCGCATGATACAACCCGCGTGCAGTTTGCTGAGCCTCAGCTTGGCCCATCGGAATCACGATCGCTGTTTATCGATCCCTACACTCTGCAGGTGAAAGGCGATATGACGGTGTATGGCACCAGCGGTGTGTTGCCGCTGCGCATGTGGCTGGATCAGCTGCATCGCGGCCTGCTGCTCGGCGATTTTGGCCGTAACTACAGCGAGCTGGCAGCCTCATGGCTGTGGGTCGCTGCGCTGGGTGGGATCATCTTATGGTCCGGCACCCGGCCACCACGTACCCGTAAGAAAGTGCGCAGCGGATTTGCGGCAACGCGTCACTGGCACGTTACGCTGGGTCTGCTGCTGGCTATCGGGCTGGTGTTCTTTTCGGTAACGGGACTGACCTGGTCACAGTGGGCAGGCAACAATATCGAAAAGATGCGCAGCGACTTTGGCTGGAAAACGCCGCAGGTTAATACCGCACTGAACGGTGACGCGCCCGCCGAAGCAGCCGATCCGCATGCTGACCATCGCGGTGCGATGGAAGGCATGACGATGTCCGGCATGACCATGCCAGCCAGAATCGCCGCGCCAGTGGTTCTCAATCAACCGAATGCCAGCTGGGATCAGGCACTGGCAGCAGCACGTCAGGCCGGACTGCACGCCGCGAAACTGGAGCTGCGTCAGCCTAAGAACGCAGAACAGGCCTGGACAGTTTCGGAGATTGACCGCAGCTGGCCAAGTCAGGTTGATGCGGTTTCTATCAATCCGGCTGATTTCAGCGTGGTCGACCGCGTTGAATTCGCCAGCTTCCCGCTGGTGGCAAAACTGACCCGCTGGGGCGTGGATGCGCATATGGGGGTACTGTTTGGTCTGCCTAACCAACTGATTCTGGCCCTGTTCGGCTTTGGACTCTGTGCGATGATAGTGCTGGGCTACCGCATGTGGTGGATTCGCCGCCCGGCGGTTCCCCAGCTCAGCCCATCGCAGACGCTGTTGTCCATCTGGCTTGCACTGCCGCGTTATACGCAGGGCACCAGCGTGATAGTGATGCTGGCGCTGGGTTATGCGCTGCCTGTCCTGGGCATCAGCCTGGTGGTGCTGATCCTGCTGGATATTCAGCGCTGGCGCAGCGCGCAGCATGCGTCGGTCATTCGGGAAGAAATTGCGCCAGATAAGCAGTCGCCGCTGGCTATAGTCCAGTCACGCTTCGCCGGAAAGCGCAAAGAGATGCGCTATTTTCTCCGCAGCGTCACGGTGCTGGCGCTGATTGTGATTTCAGTGATGGCGAATGCGATGATCGGCGGCGTAATTGACCAGTATCAGATCCCCTTCAGCCACTGGTCACTGACCATGTATATCACCCAGGCGATGATGATCCTGCTCTACTCCACGGTCTTTACCGGGCTATTGTCGATCCCACTCTGGTATTTCTTCCTGGGTGAGAGCGACGAACAGGGCAAATAA
- a CDS encoding pirin family protein — protein sequence MNIVRANSEQLFEYGPFTVRRQRPGEALSPLLIVDLMSLKLDARIPMQQHQDEEVFTYLWRGSMQHQDSNGERTQLSAKKVMVVNAGEGVQYEESVPLYEAELLQAVIRPSLPGGEAMTQVLERDQGIMTNGWTELAGPEESDAPLELRQEVYIYDTLLERNQTVDVPSMPGFVAYLIVLEGIIRIGDQRLSRGDAVSGLDSSMEVTGDRDANLVCFLVKPDNVA from the coding sequence ATGAATATTGTGCGAGCTAATTCTGAACAACTCTTTGAGTACGGTCCTTTTACCGTTCGTCGTCAGCGGCCTGGCGAGGCGCTTAGCCCGTTGCTCATTGTTGACCTGATGTCGCTGAAACTGGATGCCCGGATCCCGATGCAGCAGCATCAGGACGAAGAAGTGTTCACCTACCTGTGGCGCGGTTCAATGCAGCATCAGGACAGCAACGGCGAGCGTACTCAGCTCTCTGCGAAAAAGGTAATGGTGGTGAATGCCGGTGAGGGTGTTCAGTACGAAGAATCAGTGCCGCTGTATGAAGCGGAACTGTTGCAGGCCGTTATCCGGCCTTCACTGCCGGGCGGTGAAGCGATGACTCAGGTGCTGGAGCGCGATCAGGGCATTATGACTAACGGCTGGACCGAACTGGCCGGGCCGGAAGAGTCTGATGCCCCGCTGGAATTGCGCCAGGAAGTCTATATCTACGATACGCTGCTGGAGCGTAACCAGACGGTGGACGTGCCCTCGATGCCGGGCTTTGTGGCTTATCTGATCGTGCTGGAAGGAATTATTCGCATCGGCGATCAGCGACTCAGTCGCGGCGATGCGGTGAGCGGGCTGGATAGCAGCATGGAGGTTACCGGGGATCGGGATGCCAATCTGGTCTGCTTCCTGGTGAAGCCTGATAATGTTGCATAA